The following coding sequences lie in one Klebsiella huaxiensis genomic window:
- a CDS encoding AraC family transcriptional regulator, with protein MNRAEICQLLTSKVNQLKDKEEMLIELLPDISLLYGTQPGARTPVMYQPGIVFLFSGHKIGYINERTFRYDTNEYLLLTVPLPFECETFATPEVPLAGIRLNVDILQLQELLMDIGEDEQFQPSMASSGINSAVLSEEILCAAERLLDVMERPLDARILGKQIIREILYHVLTGPCGGALLALVSRQTHFSLISRVLKRIESQYTENLSVDQLAAEANMSVSAFHHNFKSVTSTSPLQYLKTYRLHKARMLMIHDGMKASAAAMRVGYESASQFSREFKRYFGITPGEDAARIRTIQGM; from the coding sequence ATGAACCGCGCTGAGATATGTCAGCTATTAACGAGTAAGGTTAATCAGCTGAAAGATAAAGAAGAAATGCTCATCGAGCTACTGCCAGATATTAGTTTGCTGTACGGCACGCAGCCGGGTGCTCGCACGCCGGTTATGTATCAGCCGGGGATCGTGTTTCTCTTTTCCGGGCATAAAATTGGCTACATTAATGAGCGCACTTTCCGCTATGACACCAACGAATATCTGCTGTTAACGGTACCGCTACCGTTTGAATGCGAAACCTTCGCTACCCCGGAGGTCCCGCTGGCGGGGATTCGACTTAATGTCGATATTCTTCAACTGCAGGAACTGCTGATGGATATCGGTGAAGATGAGCAGTTTCAGCCGTCAATGGCATCAAGCGGGATCAACTCGGCGGTGCTGTCCGAAGAGATTCTGTGCGCGGCGGAGCGCCTGCTGGACGTGATGGAGCGCCCGCTGGACGCGCGAATTCTGGGCAAACAGATTATCCGTGAAATCCTCTACCACGTGCTGACAGGCCCCTGTGGCGGAGCGCTGCTGGCGCTGGTCAGCCGGCAGACTCACTTTAGCCTGATTAGCCGCGTGCTGAAGCGTATTGAAAGCCAGTACACCGAAAACCTGAGTGTTGATCAGCTGGCGGCGGAAGCCAATATGAGCGTCTCGGCGTTCCACCATAACTTCAAATCGGTCACCAGCACCTCTCCGCTACAGTACCTGAAAACCTACCGCCTGCATAAAGCGCGCATGTTAATGATCCACGACGGCATGAAAGCCAGCGCAGCGGCGATGCGGGTAGGATATGAAAGCGCATCGCAGTTCAGCCGCGAGTTTAAGCGTTACTTTGGGATAACGCCGGGGGAAGATGCGGCGCGCATCAGGACGATTCAGGGGATGTAA
- the yghB gene encoding DedA family general envelope maintenance protein YghB — MVVIQEIVAALWQHDFAALANPHVVGVVYLVMFATLFLENGLLPASFLPGDSLLLLAGALIAKGVMGFVPTLAILTTAASLGCWLSYIQGRWLGNTVTVKRWLGHLPHKYHQRATCMFDKHGLLALLAGRFLAFVRTLLPTMAGISGLPSRRFQFFNWLSALLWVGVVTGLGYALSMIPFVKRHEDQVMTCLMILPIVLLIAGLLGTVIVVIKKKYCSA, encoded by the coding sequence ATGGTTGTCATTCAAGAAATTGTCGCCGCGCTGTGGCAGCATGATTTTGCCGCATTGGCAAACCCCCACGTTGTGGGCGTTGTATATCTGGTCATGTTCGCAACCCTGTTTCTGGAAAACGGTCTGCTACCCGCCTCATTCTTACCGGGCGATAGCCTGTTGCTGCTCGCAGGTGCGCTGATTGCCAAAGGCGTAATGGGCTTTGTGCCAACTCTTGCCATTTTGACAACGGCAGCCAGCCTCGGCTGCTGGTTAAGCTATATTCAGGGGCGCTGGTTGGGTAATACCGTAACGGTTAAACGCTGGCTTGGGCATCTGCCGCACAAGTACCATCAGCGAGCGACCTGTATGTTCGATAAGCACGGTCTGCTGGCGCTGCTTGCCGGGCGTTTCCTGGCGTTTGTTCGCACCCTGCTGCCCACCATGGCGGGGATTTCCGGGCTACCAAGCCGCCGCTTCCAGTTCTTTAACTGGCTGAGCGCGCTGCTGTGGGTTGGCGTGGTTACCGGTCTGGGCTACGCGCTGAGCATGATTCCTTTCGTTAAGCGTCATGAAGATCAGGTAATGACCTGCCTGATGATCCTGCCTATTGTGCTGCTGATTGCCGGTCTGCTCGGAACGGTTATCGTCGTTATCAAAAAGAAATACTGCAGCGCCTGA
- the metC gene encoding cystathionine beta-lyase, with amino-acid sequence MADKHLDTALVHAGRSKKYTQGSVNSVIQRASSLVFDTVEAKKHATRNRAKGELFYGRRGTLTHFSLQEAMCELEGGAGCALFPCGAAAVANTILAFVEQGDHVLMTNTAYEPTQDFCTKILAKLGVTTSWFDPLIGGDIARLVQPNTRVVFLESPGSITMEVHDVPAIVAAVRSVAPEAIIMIDNTWAAGVLFKALDFGIDISIQAATKYLIGHSDGMVGTAVANERCWAQLRENAYLMGQMVDADTAYMTSRGLRTLAVRLRQHHESSLHIAEWLAQHPQVARVNHPALPGSKGHEFWKRDFTGSSGLFSFVLNKRLTDAELSAYLDHFSLFSMAYSWGGFESLILANQPEQIAEIRPDAEVDFSGTLIRVHIGLENVTDLLDDLAAGFARIV; translated from the coding sequence ATGGCTGATAAACATCTTGATACTGCGCTGGTTCACGCTGGCCGCAGCAAAAAATACACGCAAGGCTCGGTAAACAGCGTGATTCAGCGCGCGTCATCGCTGGTTTTCGACACCGTCGAAGCGAAAAAACACGCCACCCGCAACCGAGCCAAAGGCGAGCTGTTCTACGGCCGTCGCGGTACCCTGACCCACTTTTCTCTGCAGGAAGCCATGTGCGAACTGGAAGGCGGCGCCGGCTGCGCCCTCTTCCCCTGCGGCGCAGCGGCGGTCGCCAATACCATTCTGGCATTTGTCGAGCAAGGCGACCATGTTCTGATGACCAACACCGCCTACGAACCGACCCAGGATTTTTGTACTAAAATCCTCGCCAAACTCGGCGTCACCACCAGTTGGTTCGACCCGTTGATCGGCGGCGATATCGCCCGCCTGGTGCAGCCAAATACCCGCGTGGTATTTCTGGAATCTCCAGGCTCAATCACCATGGAAGTCCATGATGTTCCGGCTATCGTCGCGGCGGTACGCAGCGTCGCGCCCGAAGCGATTATTATGATCGACAACACCTGGGCGGCGGGCGTGCTGTTTAAAGCGCTGGACTTCGGCATCGATATCTCCATTCAGGCTGCAACCAAATACCTGATTGGTCATTCCGACGGAATGGTTGGCACCGCGGTGGCCAATGAGCGCTGTTGGGCGCAGCTTCGCGAAAATGCCTATCTGATGGGACAAATGGTGGATGCCGATACCGCCTATATGACCAGCCGTGGTCTGCGTACCCTGGCCGTACGTCTGCGCCAGCATCATGAAAGCAGCCTGCATATTGCCGAATGGCTGGCTCAGCACCCGCAGGTGGCGCGCGTCAATCACCCGGCTCTGCCCGGCAGCAAAGGCCATGAGTTCTGGAAACGCGATTTCACCGGTAGCAGCGGACTGTTCTCTTTTGTCCTCAATAAGCGCCTGACCGACGCCGAGCTGTCCGCCTATCTGGACCACTTCAGCTTGTTCAGCATGGCCTACTCCTGGGGTGGCTTTGAATCGCTGATTTTAGCCAATCAGCCGGAGCAAATTGCCGAAATTCGTCCGGATGCTGAAGTCGATTTCAGCGGTACCCTGATCCGTGTGCACATCGGGTTAGAAAATGTTACCGATCTGCTGGATGATTTAGCGGCGGGCTTCGCGCGTATCGTGTAA
- the exbB gene encoding tol-pal system-associated acyl-CoA thioesterase has product MGNNLMQADLSVWGMYHHADIVVKVVMIGLILASVVTWAIFFGKGAEILSSKRRLKREQQLVAEARSLDQASDIANAFHAKSLTSQLINEAQNELELSAGVEDNEGIKERTGFRLERRVAQVGRYMGRGNGYLATIGAISPFVGLFGTVWGIMNSFIGIAQTQTTNLAVVAPGIAEALLATAIGLFAAIPAVVIYNIFARMIASYKASLGDVAAQILLLQSRDLDLSASGVKSVRTAQKLRVG; this is encoded by the coding sequence GTGGGTAATAATTTGATGCAGGCGGATCTCTCCGTTTGGGGTATGTATCATCACGCCGATATTGTCGTTAAGGTGGTGATGATCGGCCTGATTCTGGCGTCGGTCGTGACATGGGCTATCTTTTTTGGCAAAGGTGCTGAGATCCTGTCCAGCAAGCGCCGCCTCAAGCGCGAGCAGCAGCTGGTTGCCGAAGCACGCTCTCTCGACCAGGCCAGCGATATTGCTAACGCTTTCCATGCTAAAAGCTTGACCTCGCAGCTGATCAACGAAGCGCAGAACGAGCTGGAGCTTTCCGCAGGCGTGGAAGATAACGAAGGCATTAAAGAACGTACCGGCTTCCGCCTTGAGCGTCGCGTAGCGCAGGTCGGTCGCTATATGGGACGTGGTAATGGCTATCTGGCGACTATCGGCGCAATCTCCCCGTTCGTCGGCCTGTTTGGCACCGTCTGGGGCATCATGAACAGCTTTATCGGTATTGCCCAGACGCAAACCACTAACCTGGCGGTTGTTGCTCCAGGCATCGCAGAAGCGCTGCTGGCGACGGCAATCGGCCTCTTCGCCGCGATTCCAGCTGTTGTCATCTACAACATTTTCGCCCGTATGATTGCCAGCTACAAAGCTTCCCTTGGCGATGTTGCAGCCCAGATATTGCTGCTGCAAAGCCGTGACCTCGACCTGAGCGCCAGCGGCGTTAAGTCGGTCCGTACCGCACAGAAATTACGCGTAGGTTGA
- the exbD gene encoding TonB system transport protein ExbD, whose translation MAMHFNENLDDNGEMHDINVTPFIDVMLVLLIIFMVAAPLATVDVKVNLPASSSQPQPRPEKPIYLSVKADKTMFLGNDPITEESMITSLDVLTEGKKDTTVFFRADKTVDYETMMKVMDTLHQAGYLKIGLVGEETVKAK comes from the coding sequence ATGGCAATGCATTTTAACGAAAACCTCGATGATAACGGCGAAATGCATGACATCAACGTGACGCCGTTTATCGACGTCATGCTGGTGCTGCTGATCATCTTTATGGTGGCGGCTCCGCTCGCTACCGTAGACGTGAAGGTTAATCTCCCGGCGTCTTCCAGCCAGCCGCAGCCGCGTCCTGAAAAGCCTATTTATCTGTCGGTGAAAGCGGATAAAACCATGTTCCTCGGTAATGACCCGATCACTGAAGAGAGCATGATTACGTCGCTGGATGTTCTGACTGAAGGCAAGAAAGATACGACGGTCTTCTTCCGCGCGGATAAGACCGTGGATTACGAGACGATGATGAAAGTTATGGATACTTTGCATCAGGCGGGCTATCTGAAGATTGGTCTGGTGGGCGAAGAAACCGTAAAAGCGAAGTAA
- a CDS encoding TIGR00645 family protein yields MERFLENAMYASRWLLAPVYFGLSLGLIALTIKFFQEIFHILPHIFSVSESDMILTLLSLVDMTLVGGLLVMVMFSGYENFVSQLDINEGKEKLSWLGKMDATSLKNKVAASIVAISSIHLLRVFMDAKNVPDNKLMWYVIIHLTFVLSAFVMGYLDRLTKVKH; encoded by the coding sequence ATGGAACGCTTTCTGGAAAACGCTATGTATGCCTCGCGCTGGCTGCTGGCACCGGTTTATTTTGGCCTTTCGCTTGGGCTGATTGCGCTGACGATCAAATTTTTTCAGGAGATCTTCCACATACTGCCGCACATATTCAGCGTCAGTGAGTCGGATATGATTCTGACCCTGCTGTCGCTGGTGGATATGACTCTGGTGGGCGGTCTGCTGGTGATGGTAATGTTCTCCGGCTATGAAAATTTTGTCTCGCAACTAGATATCAACGAGGGCAAGGAGAAGCTCAGCTGGTTGGGTAAAATGGACGCGACCTCGCTGAAAAATAAGGTTGCAGCCTCCATTGTGGCTATCTCTTCCATTCACCTGCTGCGGGTGTTTATGGATGCGAAAAACGTCCCCGATAATAAGCTAATGTGGTACGTCATTATCCACCTGACGTTCGTGCTGTCGGCCTTTGTAATGGGCTATCTCGATCGTCTGACGAAAGTTAAACACTAA
- the yghX gene encoding YghX family hydrolase translates to MTRLTAKDFPQQLLEYYDYYAHGKISKREFLQLAGKYAVGGMTALALFNLLKPNYALAEQVAFTDPDIRPEYIHYPSPDGHGEVRAYLVMPTKIADKAPAVVVVHENRGLNPYIEDVARRVAKAGYIALAPDGLSSVGGYPGNDDEGRELQQKVDPVKLMNDFFAAVAFMEKHPQATGKVGITGFCYGGGVSNAAAVAIPELACAVPFYGRQPPLNEVDKIKAPLLLHYAGLDSGINEGWPAYEKALKTHNKVYEAYIYQGVNHGFHNDSTPRYDRAAADLAWQRTLAWFEKYLR, encoded by the coding sequence ATGACGCGACTGACGGCCAAAGATTTTCCCCAGCAGTTGCTGGAGTACTATGACTACTACGCCCATGGCAAAATCAGCAAACGCGAGTTTCTGCAGCTGGCGGGAAAATATGCCGTCGGCGGGATGACCGCGTTAGCGTTGTTTAATCTGCTGAAGCCAAACTACGCTCTGGCGGAGCAGGTGGCGTTTACCGACCCGGATATCCGTCCAGAATATATTCACTATCCCTCTCCTGATGGCCACGGCGAAGTACGGGCCTATCTGGTGATGCCGACGAAAATAGCTGACAAAGCGCCCGCAGTGGTAGTGGTGCATGAGAACCGAGGTCTGAATCCCTACATTGAAGATGTTGCCCGACGAGTGGCTAAAGCGGGCTATATTGCGCTGGCGCCGGATGGTCTGAGCTCCGTCGGCGGCTATCCCGGCAATGATGATGAAGGACGGGAGTTACAGCAGAAGGTCGATCCGGTGAAGCTGATGAACGATTTTTTCGCAGCGGTAGCGTTTATGGAGAAGCATCCTCAGGCAACGGGAAAGGTCGGCATAACCGGTTTTTGCTACGGCGGCGGCGTCAGTAATGCGGCGGCGGTGGCGATCCCCGAGCTGGCCTGTGCGGTTCCGTTTTACGGTCGCCAGCCGCCGCTAAATGAGGTCGATAAAATTAAAGCACCGTTGTTGCTGCATTATGCTGGCCTGGATAGCGGCATTAATGAAGGCTGGCCCGCCTATGAAAAAGCGCTAAAGACGCATAATAAGGTCTATGAGGCCTATATTTATCAGGGCGTTAACCACGGCTTTCATAATGACTCTACTCCGCGCTATGACCGGGCTGCCGCCGATCTGGCCTGGCAGCGCACGCTGGCGTGGTTTGAGAAGTATTTACGCTAG
- a CDS encoding DUF2623 domain-containing protein, protein MENHFGKGLMAGLQASHADTATHAANFCSDYKRGFVLGYSHRMFEKTGDRQLSAWEAGILTRRYGLDRDMVMDFFKEGSSCTSMRYFMAGYRLES, encoded by the coding sequence ATGGAAAACCATTTTGGTAAAGGCTTAATGGCGGGGCTACAGGCATCCCATGCTGACACCGCCACGCATGCGGCAAATTTTTGCTCCGACTATAAACGCGGGTTTGTGCTCGGTTATTCACACCGCATGTTTGAAAAAACCGGCGACCGTCAGCTTAGCGCCTGGGAAGCGGGGATCCTTACCCGTCGCTATGGCCTGGACAGAGACATGGTGATGGACTTCTTCAAAGAGGGAAGTTCGTGCACGTCAATGCGCTACTTTATGGCGGGCTATCGGCTGGAAAGCTAA
- the yghU gene encoding glutathione-dependent disulfide-bond oxidoreductase, with product MSENNYQPPKVWEWKQNNGGAFANINRPVSGATHDQELPVGAHPLQLYSLGTPNGQKVTIMLEELLALGVSGAEYDAWLIRIGEGDQFSSGFVEVNPNSKIPALSDHSTTPPTRVFESGSILLYLAEKFGFFLPKDPAGRTETLNWLFWLQGAAPFLGGGFGHFFNYAPVKIEYAIDRFTMEAKRQLDVLDKQLARGRFVAGEEYTIADMAIWPWYGNVVLGNVYNAAEFLDAGSYKNVLRWAQDVGNRPAVQRGRMVNRTFGPLNEQLHERHAASDFETQTEDKRQA from the coding sequence ATGTCAGAGAATAACTACCAACCACCTAAAGTGTGGGAATGGAAGCAAAACAACGGCGGCGCATTCGCCAATATCAACCGTCCCGTCTCCGGCGCAACCCATGACCAGGAGCTGCCGGTGGGGGCGCATCCGCTTCAGCTCTATTCGCTGGGAACGCCCAACGGTCAGAAGGTGACCATTATGTTGGAAGAGCTGCTGGCGCTGGGCGTCAGCGGCGCGGAGTATGACGCCTGGCTGATTCGCATCGGCGAAGGCGATCAGTTCTCCAGCGGCTTTGTCGAGGTTAACCCAAACTCGAAAATCCCTGCGCTCAGCGACCACTCCACCACGCCGCCGACCCGGGTTTTTGAATCCGGCAGCATCCTTCTCTATCTGGCGGAGAAGTTCGGTTTCTTCCTGCCAAAAGATCCGGCAGGCCGCACCGAAACCCTTAACTGGCTATTCTGGCTGCAGGGCGCGGCTCCGTTCCTCGGCGGCGGCTTTGGCCACTTCTTCAACTATGCGCCGGTAAAAATCGAATACGCGATCGATCGCTTTACGATGGAAGCTAAACGCCAGCTTGATGTGCTGGACAAGCAGCTTGCCCGCGGTCGTTTTGTTGCAGGGGAAGAGTACACTATTGCCGATATGGCCATCTGGCCATGGTACGGCAACGTGGTGTTGGGGAATGTTTACAACGCCGCCGAGTTCCTTGATGCCGGTAGCTATAAAAACGTACTGCGCTGGGCGCAGGATGTGGGCAATCGCCCCGCCGTTCAGCGCGGACGCATGGTTAACCGCACCTTCGGCCCGCTCAATGAGCAGCTTCACGAACGCCATGCTGCCAGCGACTTCGAAACGCAAACTGAAGATAAACGCCAGGCGTAA
- a CDS encoding DsbA family protein, with protein sequence MSTPSHLTAQPLVWGHGPRTFEVFLEPTCPYSVRAFNKLDDLLDEVGADNVTIKIRLQSQPWHLFSGVIVRCILAASTLPHGREQAHKVLKAVADHREEFEFTDHCSGPNMNVTPQQIIERIERYSHVSLAAAFAHPELQNEIKWHSKYARQNGIHVSPTFMVNGLVQADLGSGDDISAWAARILA encoded by the coding sequence ATGAGCACACCTTCGCATCTGACTGCCCAACCGCTGGTCTGGGGGCATGGCCCACGCACCTTTGAGGTTTTCCTCGAACCGACCTGCCCTTACTCGGTGCGCGCCTTCAATAAACTTGATGACCTGCTGGATGAAGTTGGCGCGGATAACGTCACCATCAAAATTCGTCTTCAGTCTCAGCCGTGGCATCTGTTCTCCGGCGTCATCGTGCGCTGCATTCTCGCCGCATCCACTCTGCCGCACGGTCGCGAGCAGGCGCACAAGGTGCTGAAAGCCGTCGCTGACCACCGCGAGGAGTTCGAGTTTACCGACCACTGTAGCGGGCCAAACATGAACGTCACGCCGCAGCAAATTATTGAGCGAATCGAACGCTATAGCCACGTCTCGCTGGCTGCCGCCTTTGCCCATCCGGAACTGCAAAACGAGATCAAATGGCATAGCAAATACGCCCGCCAGAACGGCATTCACGTGTCGCCGACCTTTATGGTTAACGGCCTGGTGCAGGCGGATCTCGGCAGCGGCGATGATATCAGCGCATGGGCCGCGCGAATTCTGGCTTAG
- the gss gene encoding bifunctional glutathionylspermidine amidase/synthase — translation MSKGSTNSDAPFGTLLGYAPGGVAIYSSNYSSLNPQDYPDDATFRSYIGNEYMGHKWQCVEFARRFLFLTYGFVFTDVGMAYEIFSLRFLREVVNDNILPLQAFANGSRRPPIAGSLLIWQKGGEFKHTGHVAVITQLVGNKVRIAEQNVIHAPLPQGQQWTRELTLEVKNGIYTIKDTFADTEILGWMIQTADTEHSLPQPVLPGDAMAIKGARLPNKGQFRGNWLNEKDSLQKAYVEANGHVINKDPYQYFTISESAEQELIKATNELHLMYLHATDKVMKDDSLLALFDIPKILWPRLRLSWQRRRHHMITGRMDFCMDERGLKVYEYNADSASCHTEGGLILEQWLKQGYYGTGHNPAENLLDELAGAWKHSRARPFVHIMQDKDLEENYHAQFIQRSLTQAGFDSKILYGLDELHWDAAGQLIDADGRLVNCVWKTWAWETAIEQVREVSADEYAAVPIRTGHPNNEVRLIDVLLRPEVLVFEPLWTVIPGNKAILPVLWSLFPNHRYLLDTDFVVNEQLAETGYAVKPISGRCGNNIDLIGPQDEVLDKTSGQFFDRKNIYQQLWCLPKVDGKYIQVCTFTVGGNYGGTCLRGDDSLVVKKESDIEPLIVLKDTDSR, via the coding sequence ATGAGCAAAGGTTCGACAAACAGTGACGCCCCGTTTGGTACACTTTTAGGCTACGCGCCGGGCGGCGTAGCGATTTATTCTTCTAATTACAGTAGCTTAAATCCGCAAGATTATCCGGATGACGCCACGTTCCGCAGTTATATCGGTAATGAGTATATGGGGCACAAATGGCAGTGCGTAGAGTTTGCGCGCCGCTTTCTGTTCCTCACCTACGGCTTTGTGTTTACCGATGTCGGCATGGCCTACGAAATCTTCTCTCTGCGTTTTCTGCGCGAAGTGGTCAACGACAATATTCTACCACTGCAGGCTTTTGCTAACGGCTCCCGCCGTCCGCCGATTGCCGGTTCTCTACTGATTTGGCAGAAGGGTGGCGAGTTTAAACACACCGGACACGTGGCGGTAATTACTCAACTGGTCGGGAATAAAGTCCGGATCGCCGAGCAAAACGTGATTCACGCGCCGCTGCCGCAGGGCCAGCAGTGGACCCGCGAGCTGACGCTGGAAGTGAAAAACGGCATCTACACGATTAAAGACACCTTTGCCGATACCGAAATCCTTGGCTGGATGATCCAAACCGCTGATACCGAGCACAGCCTGCCGCAGCCGGTTCTGCCGGGTGACGCGATGGCTATCAAAGGCGCGCGGTTGCCGAATAAAGGCCAGTTCCGCGGCAATTGGCTCAACGAGAAAGATTCGCTGCAAAAAGCCTACGTTGAAGCCAACGGCCACGTCATCAATAAAGACCCTTACCAGTATTTCACCATTAGCGAAAGCGCCGAGCAGGAGCTTATCAAGGCGACCAACGAGCTGCACCTGATGTACCTGCACGCCACTGATAAGGTGATGAAGGATGACAGCCTGTTGGCGCTGTTCGATATTCCGAAAATCCTCTGGCCGCGCCTGCGCCTCTCGTGGCAACGCCGTCGGCATCATATGATCACTGGTCGTATGGATTTTTGTATGGATGAGCGCGGGCTGAAGGTCTATGAATACAACGCCGACTCCGCCTCCTGCCATACCGAAGGTGGCCTGATCCTCGAACAGTGGTTGAAACAGGGTTACTACGGCACCGGACACAACCCGGCGGAAAACCTGCTGGATGAGCTGGCCGGGGCGTGGAAGCACAGCCGGGCGCGCCCTTTCGTGCACATCATGCAGGACAAGGATTTGGAGGAGAACTATCACGCGCAGTTTATCCAGCGTTCGCTGACGCAGGCCGGTTTCGACAGCAAAATTCTGTACGGCCTTGATGAGCTGCACTGGGATGCCGCCGGGCAGCTTATTGATGCCGACGGTCGGCTGGTCAACTGCGTCTGGAAAACCTGGGCATGGGAAACTGCCATTGAGCAGGTGCGTGAAGTCAGCGCCGACGAGTATGCCGCCGTGCCGATTCGCACCGGGCACCCCAATAATGAAGTGCGTCTGATTGACGTTCTGCTGCGTCCTGAAGTCTTAGTGTTTGAACCGCTGTGGACGGTCATCCCCGGCAACAAGGCAATTCTGCCAGTGCTGTGGTCGCTGTTCCCGAACCATCGTTACCTGCTGGATACCGATTTTGTGGTCAACGAGCAGCTAGCGGAAACTGGCTATGCGGTTAAGCCAATCTCAGGGCGCTGTGGTAACAACATTGACTTGATTGGCCCGCAGGACGAAGTGCTGGATAAAACCAGCGGTCAGTTTTTCGACCGCAAGAATATTTACCAGCAACTGTGGTGCCTGCCGAAGGTGGATGGAAAATACATCCAGGTTTGCACCTTTACGGTCGGCGGTAACTATGGCGGTACCTGCCTGCGCGGCGATGATTCGCTGGTGGTGAAAAAAGAGAGCGATATTGAGCCGTTAATCGTGTTAAAAGACACAGACAGTCGTTAA
- a CDS encoding aminotransferase-like domain-containing protein, translated as MHDRRLAARAGELKPSAVRELLKHSKLPGVISLGGGIPAPELFDTEGLNLAVQQVMNGRFNDAFQYGLTEGYPPLRQAVSELCHARGVACPASHVYITSGSQQSLDMVARTLLDPGDAVVVERPTYLAALQVFQLAQANILSVDTDDDGMLVEQLADLLETTRVKAVYLVPTFGNPGGKTLSEARRRRVVELAKQHDFVIIEDDPYGEISFTDEVYRPLYQYAVELGCEDQVVYTSTFSKILAPGMRIGWIVMPDWLAQQTVIVKQAADLHTNMLSQVITTEYLGMNRLENQIALIREDYRKKCVALADALESRLGEHLEFSRPKGGMFLWARFRYPFDTMEWMKKTLENGVVYVPGEAFYNDNPDTRTLRLSYSTVSADGLMTAVERLAKSL; from the coding sequence ATGCACGATCGGCGACTCGCCGCCCGCGCGGGTGAACTTAAACCCTCCGCCGTCCGCGAACTCCTCAAACACAGTAAACTGCCCGGCGTTATCTCTTTGGGCGGCGGCATCCCGGCCCCGGAGCTTTTCGATACCGAAGGCCTGAACCTGGCGGTACAGCAGGTGATGAATGGTCGCTTTAACGATGCGTTCCAGTACGGTTTGACTGAAGGCTACCCGCCGCTGCGTCAGGCAGTGAGCGAGCTGTGCCATGCGCGTGGCGTTGCCTGTCCGGCAAGCCATGTCTATATCACCTCCGGCTCACAACAGTCGCTGGATATGGTCGCCCGCACGTTACTCGATCCAGGCGATGCTGTCGTCGTTGAGCGCCCGACCTATCTGGCGGCGCTACAGGTCTTCCAGCTGGCGCAGGCCAATATTCTCAGCGTCGATACCGATGATGACGGCATGCTGGTTGAACAACTGGCTGACCTGCTGGAAACCACCCGCGTCAAAGCCGTTTACCTGGTGCCGACCTTCGGAAACCCCGGCGGGAAAACCCTGAGCGAAGCGCGCCGCCGCCGTGTGGTTGAACTGGCAAAGCAGCATGATTTCGTGATTATTGAAGACGATCCGTACGGTGAAATCAGCTTCACAGATGAAGTGTATCGCCCGCTGTATCAGTACGCGGTTGAGCTAGGCTGCGAAGATCAGGTGGTATATACCTCCACTTTCTCTAAGATCCTCGCGCCAGGTATGCGTATTGGCTGGATCGTGATGCCGGACTGGCTGGCCCAGCAGACGGTGATCGTCAAGCAAGCGGCGGATCTGCACACCAATATGCTGTCGCAGGTGATCACTACGGAATACCTGGGTATGAATCGTCTGGAAAATCAGATAGCCCTGATCCGCGAAGATTACCGCAAGAAGTGTGTGGCGCTGGCCGACGCGCTGGAATCACGTCTTGGAGAGCATCTTGAGTTCAGCCGACCAAAAGGCGGTATGTTCCTGTGGGCCCGCTTCCGCTATCCGTTCGATACCATGGAATGGATGAAGAAAACGCTGGAAAACGGCGTGGTCTATGTGCCTGGGGAAGCGTTTTATAACGACAACCCGGATACCCGCACGCTGCGTCTGTCCTACTCTACGGTATCGGCAGACGGCCTGATGACCGCCGTTGAGCGTCTGGCGAAGTCACTGTAA